CGCCGCACACGGTCGCGGCGATGACGGCGGCGGGGGCGGGCAGGGCGGCGGCGAGCACCAGGGCGACGAGCAGGAACGGGAGGGCGAGCAGCAGGTCGGTGCCGGCGCGGGCCCAGCGGGCGGTGCGGCGCCCGGCCCAGCCGGTGGCGAGTCCGCCGAGGACGCCGAGGACGCTCGCGGCGGCGGCCCCGGCCAGGGCGGTCGCGGTGATCGTGCGGCCGCCCGCGAGCAACCGGGACAGGACGTCGCGGCCCGCGGAGTCGGTGCCGAGCGGCAGTCCGGGCGACGGCGGCGCCCACGGCGCGCCCACCGAGACGGACGGGTCGTGCGGGGCGACGGCGGCGCCGAACAGCGCGGCGCCGACGGCGGCCGCGGCGATCGTCCAGCGGACCCTCATGCGCGGTCCCCGAGGACGTCGGCGACGGCGAGGCCCGCGAGGACGGGCAGCGCGGCGAGCAGCGCGACGGCCTGCACGACGGGCGCGTCGCGGGTGCCGATCGAGCTGACCAGCAGTTCGCCGAGCCCCGCGTAGCCGAACAGCACCTCGACGACGGCGGTGGCGGCGAGCAGGCCGCCGGTGAGCAGCGCGAGCATCCGGACGGCGGGGGCGAGCACGAACGGGGCGACGTGCCGCAGCGCGACCCGTCCGGCGGGGACGCCGCGCGCGACGGCGTCCCGCACGTGCGGGCGGCGGGCGGCGTCGGCGACCGCGCCGCCGAGCGGGCCCGCCGCGAACGCCGCCGCGGGGAGCGCGAGGGCGAGGGCGGGCAGCACGAGGAGTTCGAGGGGCGGCGCCCCGCCGGGCGGCAGCAGCGACACGGGCGGCAGCCAGCCGAGGACGCCCGCGAAGAGCACCGCGAGCCCGGCCGCGAACACCACCTGCGGGACGGCCGCGACCGCCGCCGCGACCCCCGCGAACGCGCGGGACGCGCCGATCGACCACGCGAGCAGCAGCGCCAGCGGGATCGCGACCGCGAGCGCGCAGCCCGCGAGGGCGAGGGTGGCGGGCAGCCGTTCCGCGACGAGTTCGCCGACGGGACGTCCGGTGAGCAGCGAGGCCCCGGGGTCGCCGCGCAGCATGCCGCCCGCCCACGTCAGGTACCGCTCCCAGGCCGGACGGTCGAGGCCGAGTTCGGCGCGCAGTTCGGCGAGCCGGGCCGCGTCGGCCCGCCCGCCGGTCCGGTGCTCGGCCGCGTCGGCGGGGAGGAGCGCCGTGGCGGCGAACACCGGCACCGACACCGCCGCGAGGAGCGCGGCGGCGCGGGCCGCGGCCCCGGCCGTCCGGAGGATCACCGGGCGATCCGGTCGATGAACACGCTGCCGAACCCGGCGCCGGTCGGCAGCCCGGTCACGTCGGCGGCGGCGAGGTCGAGGCCGTCGCCGACGCCCCACACCAGGTAGCCGCCCTCGTCGCGCAGCTCCAGTTGCAGTTCGCCGAGGCGCTTGCGCCGCTCCGCCTCGTCGGCGATGCCCATCGCCGCGCGGTACGCCTCGTCCCATTCGGGGCGTTTCCAGGCGGTCTCGTTGGTGGGGGCGTCGCCGAGGAGGGAGACGCGGGCGACGTCGGTGAACGGGATGCCGCCGAAGAAACCGGTGTAGAAGGGGCTCTTGGCGAAGACGTCGGTCCAGTAGGTGTCGGGCGGCTCGTTCTCCACCTTCACGGTGATCCCGGCCTCGCCGAGCTGCTGCGCGAGGAGCGTCGCGGCGGTGTCCATGCCCGGGTAGGACGTGGTGGTGGCGAGCGTGAGGTCGAGGCCGTCCGGGTGCCCGGCCTCGGCGAGGAGCGCCTTGGCGCGGGCGACGTCGCGGTCCCGCTGCGGGACGCCCGCCGGGCTGGACGGGTCGGCGGGCGTCAGCAGGTCGTTGCCGATCTTCCCGAAGCCGAGGAACACCTTGCCGAGGAGTTCCTCGCGGTCGGCGGCGAGCTTGATCGCCGTCCGCACCTTCGGGTCGTCGAACGGCTCGGTGTCCAGCCGCATGACGAACGGGTACATCGTCACCGCCGGACGGTGCACGACCTGCAGTTCCTTGTTCCCCGCGACCTGCTTCGCCGTCGCGGGGGCGATGCTTCCGGCGACGTCCGCCTGCCCGGAGATCACCGCCTGGGCGCGGGCCTGCGGGTCCGGGACGGCCCGGATCTCGATGCGGCGCGTCGGCGGCTCCGGCCCCCACCAGTCCGCGTTGCGTTCCAGGACGGCGTTCTGCGCGGTGCCGCCCGCCATCTTGAACGGACCCGACCCCGGTACCGGACGGCTGAAGTCGGTGGTGCCCTCGGGCACGACGAACGTCACCGACTCAAGCGCGCGCGGGACCTCCGCATAGGGACGGACGGTCCTCAAGGAGAGCGTGTGCTGGTCGACGGCCTTCGACGCCTCCAGATCGAACATCTGCATGCGGCCGAAGTTCTCCGCCGCCTTCTCGTGGATACGGCGGAGCGAGAACAGCACGTCGGCCGCACGGACGGGACGTCCGTCGGTGAACGTCGCGTCGGTGCGGAGTTCGACCGTCCAGGAGGTCAGGTCGTCGCCGTCCGGTTCGATGGACTTCGCGAGCCGCAGCTCGGTCCCGCCGTCCGCACCGGGCTTGGCCAGCACGTCGTAAAGAAGGGCGAACCGGGTCAGGTCGGACTGGTTGCCGATGCCGCCGTGCGGGTCGTGGATCGCGGTCGCGGGCGCGCCGACCGCCACGTACCGCAGGGTGCCGCCGGACGATCCGGCGTCGTCGCTCGTCCCGCATCCGGCGAGGACGAGTCCGAGGGCGAGCGCCATCGCGCCCGCGAGGGGGGCTTTCATGGTGAAGGTTCCGTTCGTCAGGAATCGATACGGTCGAGTGCCTCGTTCAGGTGCGCGGCGATCGGCCCGAGGGCGGGCGGCCGCAGGAGGCCGTAGTGGTCGGCGTCCGCGTCGCGGACGACCGGCGCCGCCGCCAGATGCCGCGACCAGCCGAGATCGGGCAGCCCGGGCGGCGTGTCGTCCACGCCCATGCCGATGCCCGAGTTGCGCTCCGCGCGGCGCGCCGCCCGCACCACCAGCGTCACGGTCGCCGGATCGGCGAGCCGGCGCGGCGTGTGCCCCGCGAGACCCCGCAGGTGCCGGGCGAACACCGCGATCCGGTCGCCGACGTCCTCGCCGCGCCCCAGCAGCCCGTGCGCGCGCAACCGTCCGGCG
The nucleotide sequence above comes from Actinomadura algeriensis. Encoded proteins:
- a CDS encoding ABC transporter permease codes for the protein MILRTAGAAARAAALLAAVSVPVFAATALLPADAAEHRTGGRADAARLAELRAELGLDRPAWERYLTWAGGMLRGDPGASLLTGRPVGELVAERLPATLALAGCALAVAIPLALLLAWSIGASRAFAGVAAAVAAVPQVVFAAGLAVLFAGVLGWLPPVSLLPPGGAPPLELLVLPALALALPAAAFAAGPLGGAVADAARRPHVRDAVARGVPAGRVALRHVAPFVLAPAVRMLALLTGGLLAATAVVEVLFGYAGLGELLVSSIGTRDAPVVQAVALLAALPVLAGLAVADVLGDRA
- a CDS encoding ABC transporter substrate-binding protein: MKAPLAGAMALALGLVLAGCGTSDDAGSSGGTLRYVAVGAPATAIHDPHGGIGNQSDLTRFALLYDVLAKPGADGGTELRLAKSIEPDGDDLTSWTVELRTDATFTDGRPVRAADVLFSLRRIHEKAAENFGRMQMFDLEASKAVDQHTLSLRTVRPYAEVPRALESVTFVVPEGTTDFSRPVPGSGPFKMAGGTAQNAVLERNADWWGPEPPTRRIEIRAVPDPQARAQAVISGQADVAGSIAPATAKQVAGNKELQVVHRPAVTMYPFVMRLDTEPFDDPKVRTAIKLAADREELLGKVFLGFGKIGNDLLTPADPSSPAGVPQRDRDVARAKALLAEAGHPDGLDLTLATTTSYPGMDTAATLLAQQLGEAGITVKVENEPPDTYWTDVFAKSPFYTGFFGGIPFTDVARVSLLGDAPTNETAWKRPEWDEAYRAAMGIADEAERRKRLGELQLELRDEGGYLVWGVGDGLDLAAADVTGLPTGAGFGSVFIDRIAR